A region of the Candidatus Methylomirabilis oxygeniifera genome:
CCTGCCAGGCCTCGAAGTGGATCAACTCAGTCGAGGCGATCTTCTGACCTTTCCGGGCACGCTGAAACCTACCATGACCTTCGACGTATCGTTAGCTTTACTGAAGGATGCTCCCCGCGCGTTACGGAACCGGGCGAGGGTCCGGTTCCACTTGGGGACGAGCGAGATCCTGGCTCGGGTCGTGCTGCTCGATCGCGAGGAGCTGAATCCCGGCGAAGAGACGTTCGCCCACGTGCGACTGGAGGCAATGTCCGGCGCCATGGCCGGCGACCGGTATGTGATCCGAAGCTACTCGCCTGCCCTGACGATCGGGGGCGGGAGCATCCTCGACCCGAATCCTCTTGTGCGGCGGAGGGCTAAGGCGTCGTTGCTCGAACATCTCAAGGTCCTGCAGACCGGCACATCGGGTCAGCAGGTCGAGCGCCTGCTGCTGCAGGCCGGTCCGTGTCCGATCACGTTGGATACGCTCAGGGCCTCGGCCAGCCTGGATGAGACCACGCTGCGGCGAGAGATCACGCGCCTTGTAGAGGGCGGCGTCGCCGTGGCGTTAGGCACGAAAGGCGATCTCGGATACGTTCACCGACTGAGCTATGATCGCCTGGAAGGGGAGATCCTGTCCCGCCTGGAAGAGTTCCACAGGCAAGAACCTCTCAAGGATGGACTGCCGAAGGAAGAGCTGCGGTCTAAGCTCCGTCAGGTTGGGCCGGTCCTATTCGCTCGCCTGCTGCAGGGACTTGCGGAGACACAGCGAATCGCTATCGACCGAGAGAAGGTGCGGCTTTTCCTGCACCGCCCCACCCTCTCGGCGCCGGAACAACTCATCAAAGAACGATTAGCCGCGATCTACCAGAAGGCGGGCTTTCAGCCGCCGGACTTGGAGCTGGCGCTTGCCCAGGCTGGAGCGAACAGCAAAACCGGGATCACGATTTTTCGTCGCCTTTCCGATGAGGGCACGGTCATCAAAATCAAAGACAACCTCTATCTGCACCGCGACCATTATAGTCACGCGAAGGAGATGCTCCTCAACCACTTCAGGCTCCATGCTGCCATCACGGTCCAGCAGTTCAAGGAGCTCCTCGGGGTGAGTCGGAAGTTCGCCATCCCCTTTCTGGAGCATTTCGACGGCGCCAAGTTGACCCGTCGACATAATGATGAGCGGGTCCTCTACGGGTAAGAGGCCCCAAGGGAGGAAGGCGTATGTTCGGGTTGGGGATTCAAGAGTTATTGATTATTCTCGTCATCGTGATGCTCCTTTTCGGCGCCAGCCGGCTACCGGAGCTCGGTAGCGGCGTGGGCAAAGCCATTCGAGGCTTCAAGGATTCTTTGGCGGGGAAGGATGCCATCGATGTGACGCCGAAGAAAGAGAAAGACGAGGATAAGCGATCCGATAAGGGAAAGGCGTAACGCGCTCTACGACGAGCCGAGGAGTTTGATGAATATTGCCGTAATCGGAACAGGATATGTGGGTCTTGTGACCGGGGTATGCTTTGCGGAGTTTGGTTTGCATGTGACCGCCGTAGATACGGATGAGGAGCGTATCGCTCGGTTAACCCAAGGAGAGGTCCTGATTTACGAGCCGCAGTTAGGCGAAATGCTGCGCAGGAATCTGCAACAAGGGCGCATTCAATTTACGACCGATACGGCGCGTGCAGTGAGAGACTCGCTCGTTCTCTTTATCGCTGTAGGCACCCCCTCTAAGGAGGATGGTTCTGCGGACCTCCAATACGTCGAGGAAGTCGCCAGAACAGTAGCCAGGAACCTGAACGGCTATAAAGTGATCGTGACCAAGAGCACGGTCCCGGTTGGGACCGGACGGAGAATCCAGAGTATTATCCACGACGAGAATGGAACCGGACCGCAGGGAGTGTTCGATGTCGCCTCCAACCCGGAATTTCTGCGCGAAGGCTCGGCGATTGAGGACTTCTTGCGACCCAACCGAGTCGTTATTGGAGCAGATAGTCCGCAAGCCGTCGCCATCCTCCAGGATCTGTATCGCCCCCTGTATCTCATCGAGGTCCCCTTTGTGATCACGACGATTGAGACCGCCGAACTGATTAAGTACGCCTCAAACAGTTTCTTGGCCACAAAAGTGACTTTTATGAACGAGATGGCCAACCTCTGTGAGGCGTTGGGGGCGGATATTCACGTTGTTGCTAAGGGGATGGGACTCGATCAGCGGATTGGTTCAAAGTTCTTGCATCCAGGTCCGGGATATGGCGGCTCCTGTTTCCCCAAGGACACGTGCGCGCTTGTCAATATTGCGAGGGAGCATGGATGCCGAGCCCGCGTGGTTGAGACCGTCATTGAAGTGAACGAACAGCAGAGGCTTCGGATGGTACAGAAGATTCTCAGCGCCTTGGGGGCCTCTTCAGATCCCGACTCTCTGGAGGGGATCACTATCGGGGTACTCGGTTTAGCCTTCAAACCGAACACAGACGATGTCAGGCAGGCGCCTTCCCTCGTAATTATAGGCGAACTGGAGCGACTGGGAGCCAGGGTGCAGGCCTATGATCCTGCGGCGATGGAGCAGGCGCGGCGCATATTGCCTGGGGTCGATTATCGGACAGATGCGTACAGCGCAGCAGAGGGGGCGGATGTGTTGGTCCTGGCCACAGAATGGAATCTGTTTCGTAATCTTGACCTGGAGAAGATCAGGGGGCTGATGCGCCGCCCGATCTTAGTGGACCTGCGCAATGTCTATGAACCGGAGCGCGCACGCGTATTAGGATTCACGTATTACGGGGTTGGACGATAATCCACGCAGCAGGAGGGGTGCGGGCTATGCTCCAGCCTTATTTTTCATGGGGTTATTTTGTGCGAAATTGTGGGATCCTGCGAGAATTTTTGTGCTTGACCCGAGGTGTTGCGTTTTAGTACACTCTCCCGCCATGGGCGGCGCGAACGCGCATGAGACCCAATCGGTTTGCTGAACAGCCACCTCCAGTCACAAGTTATCTATCTAAGTCCATTGCATCTGTTGCATTCGGAAGTTCCTGAGAGCTACGACTATTATCGGAACGAGATCGCGTGCGAGACGACAGTCTAACCATATTCGAGAGAGTCGATAGATGAGGGTTGCAGTTCCAAAGGAGATTGAGTCTGGAGAAAGGCGTGTCGCAATTATCCCGGAAACAGTTAAGCGACTGATAAAAAAGGGGGTCGAGGTGTCCGTGGAGTCCGGTGCGGGTGAAGGGTCGTGCTTCCGGAATGGGGAGTACGAGGAGGCCGGCGCCGTAATAGAGCCTTCGGCGGAAGCGCTGCTTGCCGCCACGGATGTCATCGTCAAGATTCAGCGCCCCGCTCCGGTGGAATTGCTGAAGATTCGCGAAGGCACTACGATCATCAGCTTGCTGTATCCGATGGTCAACCAGGACCTCGTCCAGACCCTTGCGTCCCGTAAGATTACCGCGATTGCGGTGGACAGCATTCCTCGAACTACGCTGGCCCAGATGATGGACGTCCTCAGCTCGCAGGCCACGATTTCGGGATACTACGCGGTGATCATGGCTGCGTATGCGCTTCCGAAATTCTTTCCGATGTTGATGACTGCAGCGGGGACGATTGCGCCGGCCAAGGTGCTGATCTTAGGCGCCGGCGTCGCGGGGCTTCAGGCCATCGCCACCGCAAGGCGGCTCGGTGCGACGGTGGAGGCGTTCGATACGCGAAAGGTCGTGCGGCAGCAGGTAGAAAGCCTGGGAGCGCGGTTCGTTGAGGTGGACATGGCTGAGGACGCGCAGACATCGAGCGGCTATGCGAAGGAACTTTCTGACGAATACAAGCGACGACAGGCGGAGCTTCTACATCGGCATATTGCGAAATCTGATGTCTGTATTACGACAGCCCTTATTCCCGGCCAGCGCGCTCCTATCCTGATTACTGAAGAGATGGTGCAGGCCATGAGGCCGGGATCGGTGATTGTGGACCTTGCGGCGGAGCAGGGCGGCAACTGCGCCCTGACCGAACCCGGAAATGAAACGGTGAAGCATGGGGTCACGGTTATCGGCCGCTTGAATCTTCCGAGTCGCCTGGCGGTCCACGCGAGCCAGATGTACTCGCGTAATATGGAGAAGCTCCTTCTGCACCTGACGGATAAAGATGGTGGACTGAAGCTCAATCTTCAGGAGGAGATCACCCAAGGGTGTGTGATCACTATGGGGGGAGAGGTCGTGCAGCCGAAGGTCAAGGAGCTCCTGGCTCGGAAAGGGGAATCCCATGCAAGCTGAGATCCTATTTGGCTTCTACATCTTCATGCTGGCCGCGTTTCTTGGATTGCAGGTCATCTCCAAGGTCCCGCCGTTGCTTCATACGCCCCTGATGTCTGCGACGAACGCGATCTCTGGTATTTCGCTGGTCGGCTCGCTGGTGGCGGCAGGCGCCCATTACAATCCGGTCAGCACGGCCTTGGGGTTCATTGCGGTGACTGCTGCCACAATTAATGTCGTCGGCGGCTTCATGATTACGGATCGGATGCTGAAGATGTTCAAGAAGAAGGACGGGAAGAAGCCGTGAGCGCCACGCTGATACAGCTTACCTACTTCGCCGCGTCCGCACTGTTTATCCTGGGGTTGAAGGCCCTAGGCTCTCCGGAAACGGCTCGACGAGGCAATATCCTTGCTGCGGCGGGAATGTTTCTGGCTATCGTGGGGACGCTTGTTCACCAGGATATTATCAGTTACGAATGGATTATCATCGGGATGATCATCGGATCGGCGATCGGGGCAGTGATGGCGATCTTCATGCCCATGACAGCCATGCCCGAGCGGATTGCGCTCTCCCATGCATTCGGCGGATTGGCCGCTGCGTTTGTCGGGGTGTCCGAATATTACCGCCAGGGCGCAGAGATGGAACTCATCCACACCGTGCCTGTCGGTTTTGAGGTCATCTTCGGGGCCTTGACCTTCACGGGTAGTCTGATGGCCTTTGGGAAGCTGTCGGGGTGGGTGACCCAGGTTCCAGTGACGTATAAGTTTCAGAACCAATCGAATCTCTCCCTGTTTGGCATTGTACTGGCGCTCTACATCGCATGGCTGTTTACTCCAGCCTATCCCATTTTATTTTACATCATGCTGGGGCTGGCCTTCCTGATTGGCGTGCTCATGGTGCTTCCAATCGGCGGGGCGGATATGCCGGTTGTCATCTGCCTGTTGAACTCGTATGCCGGCCTGGCTGCGTCGGCCACAGGATTCGTCCTGTCGAACAACATCTTGATTATTGCCGGCTCCCTTGATGGAGCCTCCGGTCTCATCCTGTCGATTATGATGAGCAAGGCGATGAACCGTTCCTTCTCGAATGTGCTCTTCGGAGCCTTCGGCTCAGTGGCTGAGACAGCCCCAGGGGCTGCTGCGACCGCCGGCGGCAGTGTCAATGAGGGCACGATCGACGATTCGGTGACCGTCCTACGAAACGCGCAACGGGTCATCGTCGTTCCAGGCTACGGAATGGCGGTATCCCAGGCCCAGCACGCCCTGCGAGAGTTGGCCGACCTGCTGGACTCGGACGGCACTACAGTGAAGTACGCGATTCACCCGGTGGCGGGCCGCATGCCGGGCCATATGAATGTGCTCCTGGCTGAGGCGAACGTGCCGTACGACCAGATCTTCGACCTTGAGGACATCAATGACGAGTTTCCTAAGACAGACGCGGTGATTGTCATCGGCGCGAACGACGTCGTCAATCCTGCTGCGAAGACGAACCCGTCAAGTCCGATTTACGGGATGCCGGTCCTGAATGTGGAGGAGGCGCGTACGGTCATTGTACTCAAACGCAGCATGGGCGCCGGCTTTGCAGGCATCGACAATGAGCTCTTCGGGCTGCCCAATACCATGATGGTGTTCGGAGACGCGAAGCAGACGGTCACAAAGATGGTGCAGGCGCTCAAGAATTAAGACGTGAGCAACCGTCGTCGCAGATAACCGGATCCTGCACGCATACCTATCCCAGGATGAGACAGCACCCGCACGCCGCATAACCTGCTGTTGTTTACTCCCGCCTCGGTAGAAAGAGGAATCGGTGGATATTCTGATCGTGGGAGTCAGTGCGCGCGGCTTGGCGGAGTCGGCGGTTCGGAGCGGATTGCGGCATCGGATCGTTGCGGTCGACTACTTCGGAGATTTCGATCTGGGACTGCTCTGCTCCCACCGCTCGATTAAGACCGACCTGAACCTTCCGTACGATCCCCACCGCCTGATTACCGCATCGTCCGGCCTGACGTGGGACGCCCTTGCCTATGCCGCCAACCTGGAAAACTTTCCATCAGTGATTGAGACAATAGCCGGAGGGAAGCCGATCCTGGGTAATGGCCCAGCGGTCCTGTCATCGGTGAGAGACCCCGCCAGATTCTTCGAGTTCCTTAGGCAAGCCGGCATTCCTGCACCGAAGATCGCCTTTGATTCTCAACCCCTCAACCTCCATTCCGACACCCTCTGGTTGCGCAAACCGCTTCGAAGCGGGGGTGGCCATGGAATCGCCGTTCACCTGCCTGAGGATCGCCTTGCCCCGGATTGTTTCCTGCAGGAGTACCTGGACGGCCTGCCATGTGGCGCGGTGTTCGCGGCGGATGGCTGGGATGCGTGTCTGCTGGGTGTCTCCGAGCAACTTATCGGTACGAAAGCGTTGGGGACGGACGGCTTTCACTACTGCGGGAGTATTCTCGGACCTATAGAGGTGGGTCGGGTTGAATGGATCGACCTCGTCGAGCGCATAAGACAGATTGTTCGCGCCATTACCCGAGAGTTTCATCTTGTCGGCGTCAATGGAATCGATTTTATCTTCAAGGAGAAGGCTGTCTATCCGATTGAGGTCAACCCCCGTTACACCGCCTCGATGGAGCTGGTCGAACGAGCCTACGGTGTGAATATCTTTAAGACACATCTCGACGCCTGCCGGGGGAGACTTCCCGACTTTGACCTCACCGCATACCTCGACGCAGGTTACTTCGGTAAGGCCATTTGTTTTGCGTCGCGAGCCCTGATCTTCCATGATCCACGGCGGTGGTTCGATCGGGGTGCTCGAGATGTGCCGCTCGAAGGGGGGCAGATCGCGCAGGGGAAGCCGATTTGTACCGTCTTCTCGCGTGGACAAAGCCGATCGGCATGCTACAATCAGCTCACCTGTGCCGCCGCCGAAATAGAGCAAGGACGTTCGGACGCTACGATAACGGTATGACAAAACAGACGACCAACGACCAGCGCCTTTTCGCATCATCGGTTACCCGCCGTTTTCTCAGACAGGACGGCCCGCTTCATATGAAGGGTGGAGAGATGTGGATCGAAGGCCTGTCCTGCCGGGAAATGGCCAAGCCGCTCGGTACGCCGCTCCTGATTTATTCGTCGGCGCGCGTGCGCGACAATATCGCAGCGGTTGCCGCCGCCGCCGAAGCGTCCCCATGGCCGGTCCGCATCCACTTTGCCCTGAAGGCATGCTATCTGGCCGGAGTGGTGTCGCTCCTGCAGCAGGCCGGGTTGAATGTCGAAGTGATGTCCGAATATGAATACGTGCTGGCGAGACGGATCGGTTTTTCGCCGAACCAGGTGATCGTCAACGGTCCGGCAAAGCGACCGGAATTTCTGGAGCGCGCAGTCATCGATGGGGTGGCGCTAATCAATGTCGAGTCGCTGTCGGAGATGACGTTTCTCCAGGGACTGGGCCAACGGCTTGGGAGGATCATTGAGGTGGGCATCAGGATCAACCCTCTCCTGTCGCAGCGCCTCCGGGGTCCGTTTACCCCTCCCGGATCAAAATTCGGCTTTGATGTGCCAAGCGGTGAGGCGGCGGCGGCGGTCAAGCGGATTGCACGATCACGATCCCTCTCGCTTCAGGCGGTGCATTGCCACGGCTACACCAGGCAATACAGGCCGGATGCGCATCGGGCCCAGGTGGCCGCAGTCGTGAAGTTTCTTCGGGGAGTGGAAGCCGATCTTGGAATCCGGATTCCCGTCCTCGACTTCGGAGGCGGATTCGGCAGTCGCTATCTCATGGAGGCGCACGGGTGGACGTTCCAGCAGTTCATGCGTGAGATGTTGGATCCGCTTGCCGGCCTGCCTGGCGACCGGCAGGTCATCATTGAGCCCGGGCGATATCTGGTCAACGACACTGCCGCATGCCTGACGAGCGTATTGACGTGCAAGCGGACAGTTCACAGACGCTGGGTCCTGGTGGATACGGGTCGGCATATCTTACCGCCTCGAGAGAACGCCGAATATGTTGTCATGCCGTGTCAGGCTTCACCGGGGCGAACCGTGTATCATGTCGGCGATTTTCTCTGTGTGCCGTCGGAGCCTGTTCCGCTCTCGGTAGTCGGCGGGGTGATGAGGCCTGGCGATCTGCTCGCGGTGTTCAACGCCGGAGCCTACACCTTTTCTATGGCCCAGAACTTTGGAGAGCCGATCCCCAATGCGATCCTGGTCGACAAGGGTGAGTGGCGTTGGTTGTTTAAGAAGCGATCCGTTGAAGAGCAATTCATGAGATAAGGTAGCAGGGATGGTCGCGCCGAGAGGCGGAAGCGTGACGACTTCTGTCGTACCTGAACATCCATGGGCCGATCGATCGCCTACACAAGATCCGAAAGCGTCCGATTTTTGACGTTATGGGGCAAATCACCCACGTCAGGGTGTTATGCCCCCATTCCCCACCTTGTCGCAGTGAGTTGGTCTGGCAGTACCCCACATTCATACCCTGCTCACCCAACAAATACAATGAGTTACATTGTTTAGCTCCGAGAGCGGTTGGCACTGAATGTGCACACTTCATCCCCTTTTCACGATAGTTCTGTATCCTTACAGGAGTCGGAATAGTCCCCATTGGAGGAGGAATGACGTTGGCAGGCAGAGCTGAACTTGGGTTACGTAGAATCATTATTGCTGTTGTCTGGCTTGTCATTATCGGTGCCATCGGACGATTCGCTGCAGTTGCGTGGGGGGCCGACGCCGACTCGCCACCGCCCACTATTTCCGAGGAGGCGGTTCGTCTCGATCCGGTGGTCGTCTCTGCCGGCCGGATTGAGCAGCGGCTACGGGACGTCCCGGCCAATGTGACGGTCATCACCCGAGAGGAGATCGCGCAATCGCCGGCCAGGACGGTAGACGATCTGCTGCGGCAGATCCCCGGGTTCAGTCTGTTTCGTCGCAGCAGCAGCCTGGTCACCCATCCAACGACGCAGGGGGTGTCGCTTCGCGGGATCGGGCCAAGCGGCGTGAGTCGGACGCTGGTATTGCTGGATGGAGTTCCGCTCAACGATCCGTTCGGCGGCTGGGTCTACTGGAGCAAGGTGCCGCTGGAAAGTGTCGAGCAGATTGAGGTGGCGCGTGGCGGCGGGTCCGGCGTCTGGGGCAACTATGCGCTGGGTGGCGTCATCAACATTATCACTAAGCGGCCGGAGGCGCGGGTTGCCCAACTCAAGGTTGATGGCGGCACGCGCAATACCGTCGATACCGACCTGCTGGTGAGTCACGTGACCGGACCCTGGGGTATCTCTCTTGAAGGCAGCTTCTTTGATACTGACGGCTATAAGATCGTCAAGAAGAGTCAGCGGGGGACGATCGATGTCGATGCCGACTCCAGTCATAAGACCTTTAATGGTCGACTGGAATACACGCCTTCCCCGACCTCATCGCTCTTTCTCGCCGGTACCTTCTTTCGGGAGGATCGCGGCAACGGGACCCCGCTTCAAAACAATGAGACCGAGACCGGCTATGTAGCAACCGGAGGCCGGATGAAGACCGCCGATGGCAGCGACTGGCAACTCACGGCCTTCTCTCACCTGCAGACGTTTAACAGTACCTTCACCTCTGCGTCTGCCGATCGGAACTCGGAAACCCCCGCACTTGATCAGTTCGACGTCCCCTCAACGGATGCCGGGGCCAACCTGCAGTGGTCGAAGCGGATCCTCCAGTCACATCTGCTCACGGCGGGAACCGATGTGAGATGGATCGACGGAGAAACGAACGAATACTTCACATTCAATCAAACCTTAAAAGATTTTACCGGACGACGGAAGGCTGGAGGGGAGCAGTTCTTGGCAGGCGCCTACATTCAGGATATTTTCACCCCTGCGCCCGGATGGCAGATTACTGTTGCCGGCCGGTTCGACTCGTGGCAGAGTTTCAATGCTTCACGCGTTCAGCGGAACAAACAAACCGGGGCGATCACTCGGAATAGTCAGTTTGACGATCGGGACGAATTTGCCTTCAGTCCCAAGGTGGCGCTCTTGTACCATGCCACCGATCAACTCTCGCTGCGAAGCTCGTTCTACAAAGGGTTTCGAGCGCCGACCATCAATGAGCAGTTTCGGCCATTCAGAGTCCGGAACGACATTACTGAAGCCAACGAAAAGCTTGATCCGGAACGGCTGATTGGAGGGGAGGTCGGGTTCGACTATACCATGATGCGTAACCTTCTCGGTCGATTTACCGCCTTTTGGAACGAGGTCAAGGACCCTATTGTCAATGTCACCAAGGGGATCGGTCAAGGAGCCGTCATGGAGCCTTGTGGCTTTGTCCCGGTCGGCGGTGTCTGTCGCCAGCGGGACAACCTGGACCGGACGCGGATCAGGGGGATCGAGGCCGAACTCGAATATCATCCGCTGCCGCGCTGGGCCGTTTCAGGCAGTTATCTGTATAACCATACTGAGGTCTTGAGCGCCAAGAACCAACCGGAATTAGAGGGAAAATGGATTGCTCAGGTCCCGAGACATCAGTTCACTTTGAAGTTGGGCTACACCAATCCGTCCCTCGTGAACTTTTCCATTCAGGGGCGGTTTATCGAGGATCAGTTCGAGGATGACCTCAACACGCTGAAGCTCGGCGACTACTTCGTAGTGGACCTTATGGTGTGGCGGCCGATCCCCCTCCCGAAGGTGTCTGCAGGAGAAATCTTCTTTGCGGTAGAGAACCTCTTCGACCGGACGTACGAGGTTGCCAAGACGGCCGACGGCATCGTTACCACCGGCACCCCTGTGCTGGTCCACGG
Encoded here:
- the selB gene encoding Selenocysteine-specific elongation factor (SelB translation factor); this encodes MLARSAVCYDGGVTTKHVIVGTAGHIDHGKTALVKALTGIDTDRLKEEKERGISIELGFANLALSDDLQLGIVDVPGHERFVKTMLAGVGGIDLVVLVIGADEGVMPQTREHLHICELLQVKRGVVALTKADLVESDWLEMIQADLKGFLAGSFLEGAPVVAVSAITGQGLPQLKAVLREAAETIEPKRHDGIFRLPIDRIFTIKGFGTVVTGTLWSGSVQAGDEVVVLPAELRSRVRRLQVHGQTVEQAWAGQRIAVNLPGLEVDQLSRGDLLTFPGTLKPTMTFDVSLALLKDAPRALRNRARVRFHLGTSEILARVVLLDREELNPGEETFAHVRLEAMSGAMAGDRYVIRSYSPALTIGGGSILDPNPLVRRRAKASLLEHLKVLQTGTSGQQVERLLLQAGPCPITLDTLRASASLDETTLRREITRLVEGGVAVALGTKGDLGYVHRLSYDRLEGEILSRLEEFHRQEPLKDGLPKEELRSKLRQVGPVLFARLLQGLAETQRIAIDREKVRLFLHRPTLSAPEQLIKERLAAIYQKAGFQPPDLELALAQAGANSKTGITIFRRLSDEGTVIKIKDNLYLHRDHYSHAKEMLLNHFRLHAAITVQQFKELLGVSRKFAIPFLEHFDGAKLTRRHNDERVLYG
- the tatA gene encoding Sec-independent protein translocase protein tatA/E homolog, yielding MFGLGIQELLIILVIVMLLFGASRLPELGSGVGKAIRGFKDSLAGKDAIDVTPKKEKDEDKRSDKGKA
- the rkpK gene encoding UDP-glucose 6-dehydrogenase (UDP-Glc dehydrogenase) (UDP-GlcDH) (UDPGDH) (Evidence 2a : Function of homologous gene experimentally demonstrated in an other organism; PubMedId : 9765575; Product type e : enzyme) produces the protein MNIAVIGTGYVGLVTGVCFAEFGLHVTAVDTDEERIARLTQGEVLIYEPQLGEMLRRNLQQGRIQFTTDTARAVRDSLVLFIAVGTPSKEDGSADLQYVEEVARTVARNLNGYKVIVTKSTVPVGTGRRIQSIIHDENGTGPQGVFDVASNPEFLREGSAIEDFLRPNRVVIGADSPQAVAILQDLYRPLYLIEVPFVITTIETAELIKYASNSFLATKVTFMNEMANLCEALGADIHVVAKGMGLDQRIGSKFLHPGPGYGGSCFPKDTCALVNIAREHGCRARVVETVIEVNEQQRLRMVQKILSALGASSDPDSLEGITIGVLGLAFKPNTDDVRQAPSLVIIGELERLGARVQAYDPAAMEQARRILPGVDYRTDAYSAAEGADVLVLATEWNLFRNLDLEKIRGLMRRPILVDLRNVYEPERARVLGFTYYGVGR
- a CDS encoding protein of unknown function (Evidence 5 : No homology to any previously reported sequences), whose translation is MDDNPRSRRGAGYAPALFFMGLFCAKLWDPARIFVLDPRCCVLVHSPAMGGANAHETQSVC
- a CDS encoding protein of unknown function (Evidence 5 : No homology to any previously reported sequences) produces the protein MLNSHLQSQVIYLSPLHLLHSEVPESYDYYRNEIACETTV
- the pntA gene encoding nicotinamide nucleotide transhydrogenase, subunit alpha1 (Evidence 2a : Function of homologous gene experimentally demonstrated in an other organism; PubMedId : 11250201; Product type e : enzyme) codes for the protein MRVAVPKEIESGERRVAIIPETVKRLIKKGVEVSVESGAGEGSCFRNGEYEEAGAVIEPSAEALLAATDVIVKIQRPAPVELLKIREGTTIISLLYPMVNQDLVQTLASRKITAIAVDSIPRTTLAQMMDVLSSQATISGYYAVIMAAYALPKFFPMLMTAAGTIAPAKVLILGAGVAGLQAIATARRLGATVEAFDTRKVVRQQVESLGARFVEVDMAEDAQTSSGYAKELSDEYKRRQAELLHRHIAKSDVCITTALIPGQRAPILITEEMVQAMRPGSVIVDLAAEQGGNCALTEPGNETVKHGVTVIGRLNLPSRLAVHASQMYSRNMEKLLLHLTDKDGGLKLNLQEEITQGCVITMGGEVVQPKVKELLARKGESHAS
- the pntA gene encoding nicotinamide nucleotide transhydrogenase, subunit alpha2 (Evidence 2a : Function of homologous gene experimentally demonstrated in an other organism; PubMedId : 8075801; Product type e : enzyme), whose product is MQAEILFGFYIFMLAAFLGLQVISKVPPLLHTPLMSATNAISGISLVGSLVAAGAHYNPVSTALGFIAVTAATINVVGGFMITDRMLKMFKKKDGKKP
- the pntB gene encoding pyridine nucleotide transhydrogenase (proton pump), beta subunit (Evidence 2a : Function of homologous gene experimentally demonstrated in an other organism; PubMedId : 11250201; Product type e : enzyme), with amino-acid sequence MSATLIQLTYFAASALFILGLKALGSPETARRGNILAAAGMFLAIVGTLVHQDIISYEWIIIGMIIGSAIGAVMAIFMPMTAMPERIALSHAFGGLAAAFVGVSEYYRQGAEMELIHTVPVGFEVIFGALTFTGSLMAFGKLSGWVTQVPVTYKFQNQSNLSLFGIVLALYIAWLFTPAYPILFYIMLGLAFLIGVLMVLPIGGADMPVVICLLNSYAGLAASATGFVLSNNILIIAGSLDGASGLILSIMMSKAMNRSFSNVLFGAFGSVAETAPGAAATAGGSVNEGTIDDSVTVLRNAQRVIVVPGYGMAVSQAQHALRELADLLDSDGTTVKYAIHPVAGRMPGHMNVLLAEANVPYDQIFDLEDINDEFPKTDAVIVIGANDVVNPAAKTNPSSPIYGMPVLNVEEARTVIVLKRSMGAGFAGIDNELFGLPNTMMVFGDAKQTVTKMVQALKN
- a CDS encoding conserved protein of unknown function (Evidence 4 : Homologs of previously reported genes of unknown function), encoding MDILIVGVSARGLAESAVRSGLRHRIVAVDYFGDFDLGLLCSHRSIKTDLNLPYDPHRLITASSGLTWDALAYAANLENFPSVIETIAGGKPILGNGPAVLSSVRDPARFFEFLRQAGIPAPKIAFDSQPLNLHSDTLWLRKPLRSGGGHGIAVHLPEDRLAPDCFLQEYLDGLPCGAVFAADGWDACLLGVSEQLIGTKALGTDGFHYCGSILGPIEVGRVEWIDLVERIRQIVRAITREFHLVGVNGIDFIFKEKAVYPIEVNPRYTASMELVERAYGVNIFKTHLDACRGRLPDFDLTAYLDAGYFGKAICFASRALIFHDPRRWFDRGARDVPLEGGQIAQGKPICTVFSRGQSRSACYNQLTCAAAEIEQGRSDATITV
- a CDS encoding putative Diaminopimelate decarboxylase (Evidence 3 : Function proposed based on presence of conserved amino acid motif, structural feature or limited homology), which translates into the protein MTKQTTNDQRLFASSVTRRFLRQDGPLHMKGGEMWIEGLSCREMAKPLGTPLLIYSSARVRDNIAAVAAAAEASPWPVRIHFALKACYLAGVVSLLQQAGLNVEVMSEYEYVLARRIGFSPNQVIVNGPAKRPEFLERAVIDGVALINVESLSEMTFLQGLGQRLGRIIEVGIRINPLLSQRLRGPFTPPGSKFGFDVPSGEAAAAVKRIARSRSLSLQAVHCHGYTRQYRPDAHRAQVAAVVKFLRGVEADLGIRIPVLDFGGGFGSRYLMEAHGWTFQQFMREMLDPLAGLPGDRQVIIEPGRYLVNDTAACLTSVLTCKRTVHRRWVLVDTGRHILPPRENAEYVVMPCQASPGRTVYHVGDFLCVPSEPVPLSVVGGVMRPGDLLAVFNAGAYTFSMAQNFGEPIPNAILVDKGEWRWLFKKRSVEEQFMR